A window of Pseudoliparis swirei isolate HS2019 ecotype Mariana Trench chromosome 13, NWPU_hadal_v1, whole genome shotgun sequence genomic DNA:
TGCCCATTGACGGAGCCGTTGGGCATGGAGGAGGCGGTGTCCATCGGTTCATCTTCTCTGTCGCTGACGGGTTCCCGTTTGACCTGGACGCTGCTTCCTGCCCGCCTGTCGTCCAGGTCCTTCTGTAGGGACGACTGCTTTCCTTGAGCGCGCTCGTGCGCCACCTTCAGACGCTCCTCCCCGCTGACATGAACAGGCTCTGGAAAACAACACGCAGGCGTCAGCTCCATTCGGACAAATGTTTCACTGTCGGCGTGTCAACAGCCGGCTGTGCGAAACACAGCTCGTACACACCAGGCGGCGGGGGATTCTTTGGCCTGAAGTCTTCTTTGGAGAAGTTAAAGACCTTTTCCAACCTTAAAGGAAAGCGATGCAGCATTAGACAACACTTCCATGACTGACAGCACCTCGATTCGTCAGTTGAAAGTGCGACTCACTTGTTCTGGATGCCGAGCCACAGCATGTGTTGCCTGTGAGCGATGTCTGGGTGTTTCTTAATGAATTCTGCATCAGTAGACAGCATGAACTCCCAGCCCCGGTTGACTCGAGGAACGGCCACATGCTCCAAGAACTCCTTCACATCTTCTGGAGGAAGCTGGCAGAAGACGGGAGGAAGACGTTGTTAATTCTTTTTACTTCAAAAACAACCATGAGATACTTTGGTGGCACCGGGCAACTCCATACGGACCACGTTTTGGTTTCCGAACTCTCATCAGCAATTGGTCAAATCACAACAACTAATTACAAATTCATCTCCTCCCACATAACTTGTAGAGGCTTGTTGTAAGAACCTGAACGGTTTCTCCAATAGATCAGACGGATACTCTGAAATCCTTTTTTATTCTAGTTTGTTTAAACTatgtactggctctgtggcactctgagattcttagaaataaaatgcattattattattattaaatcgaCTTCCTTGCACCCAGGAGCCTAATTTCACTGCAATTAACTTGCAATCTTTCTAATATTTACAAGATGGTCGAATTACACAAAATGGTTGCAAATATGCTCGTTTTAAAATGGTAACCTCCATTcaataaaatgatttttttgcACAATGATGCATCTGTTGGACCATCTTGCAATATTACATTAAGCAGGAACAATCAGTCATTTTGGGATTATGGTCTTACTTTGATGATGGCTGCAATCTCCTTCCTCATCACAGAGCGCTCCAGAGTGAACCTCCACATCTGCAAAAGAAACAACCGAGTCACGATGACTTTAAAACCACACATTCTAATGGCTGAGCCCTTTTGTTGGTGTAACTTTGGGCGATCAGTAACAGCAGCTCACCACAAAGTCTCGGCCACGACAGAGCACTTCGGCAGGGACGCCACTGTGGGGACTGCAGGTGTTTTTGGGATACAGGACATCACtgcagaaagaaacaaaaacacacagagacgtcACTCTGCTGCCCGGTGCGAGAGTTTAATGAGAACATTATAAAATGGCGAAGAACACACGCATCCTCTCGTTGTCGGCTGCATAGTCCtattaaacttttaaaaaacacctTTAATCTGTTAAATTCTTTGAGTGACGTTTTCTCTCACCTCTTGACAACCCAGTTGCCCTGAACCAGCAGCGACACCTGCTGGATGCAGCGCAGCGCTGCGGTGGAGTCGGTGCCAGAGGCGAGCAGGCCCATCAGGTTAGCGAACGGCATCACCTTGACTGAAGACGAGACATGGGtataaaatatagaatattaCTGCCAGAGGGAGGACAGCTCAACTGAATGTTGATGATAGGGTATAAATAGGATGCATTTCATGTGTGTGAGAAATGCACAGAGCAAAGAAAATGGCCAACTGGAAACGAGCTGCTGAGGGAACTCCGCACCTCTGTTTGAATgcattaaataattatttataaaatcaTTTCAAATGTCTAACATAGATATCAAGGCTTTGTCGCACCCGTCTGGCTTAAACAAAAATAGCACGAGAAACTGTTCAACGTAATGAACCGGTGTCCTATCTGTACATGCTGCATTCACTTCATTACTAGACAAATAACTTAttctcacacacatattcatactTATACTAAAAGTGGCGGAGCAGCCATGTAAGGCGCTGGCCTGCCCATCGGGAACAACTTCGCAACCACCAACCCTGATTAAAGGACGACCAGCTCTACTTCCTGGCTCCGCTTTGGTCTAAATGTGCAATGTTTGGTCTTAAATGCGATGGCCTACCATTCTTCATCAGAGTCTTGACTTGCTCTCCCAGTGGCAGAGTGCGGAGTTGAGCCATGGAGAGCACATTACTGGGACCGACTGGTTTTACACTAACGaacacagaaagagaggaacGTGTCAATGAAGCATCTCTGTGACTGTCGTCCTCTTTAAATCTCATACTGGTCAGTTGGGAGGAATACTTACAATTTCTCCTCTTCAACAGGGGGCATCAGCATTGCCAGGTACTCCCTGCACAAAGCAATAAAAATGGTGAGCATGTAAAGAGGGAACCATCAGAAATTAAATAAGGATAGGAGAACCAGAAGAATTGAACCTGCCAGAAGATCAAATACAAAATCAATATAAGTCAAACACAGGGAACAAGTTATCACCACTATCAGACATCAAATCCACATGTGATATTTACAAGAAGACCAAACAAGCATTATGATGGCAGAAAATACTCAGATGCATAAAGTTACAAAGGTCAGTATTGCTTTTACGGTTAAGCTATTACGGTGGGCTCGCACTCTTGGCAAAATAACAAAGCTAACGGCTAACTTTACAGAGGTTGCATCGAGTTTCTTCACGATGCGTTCAAGCTCTTTTCAGTAAAAATGAGAATCAGGTGTCTGTAAATTATAAAAGCAACATGTGTTCAAATATAATCTTGTAAAATAGAGTTTTGGACGAGAAActtgaataaaatacatttctgtgAAAGAGGTTTTCACAGtaatataaaatagataataAAGAGGGAACTTCCCAATAATAGCTCTATGTGTTTATTGTCTTGTTTTTAACCACTCTATTGTAAATCATGGCTTGTATCTGATATCTGGTATCGTGACATCCCCATCACAAAGTAAAACATAATCTAAACTTCAAGTCATAAGATTAAAATGTCATTTCTCGATACTCACTTTGGGGTTTTGACCAGCTCAGAGTTCTCGGAGGAGTCCACGGACTGACAGAATAGGTACTGCCTTTCATGCTCCGAGCGCTCGtcctaaaatgtaaataatatgaCGAAGACAAAACAAGCGCACGTTCCGTCACATTTGCCCACGAACCCAAAACTAATGGTCCATGTATTCTGTCGAGGTCGGCGGTGGCCTGATGAGTGCTCCCCTACCTTGACACCGTGGTAGCGTAGGTGAACCCAGGGCTCCTCCGCCTGCTTCTTCTGGAGGAAATCGTACGACTGGATCCTCCTCTGCCGCGCCTGCTCCGACTCTGGTCGAGCAAACCTCACCTGGAGAGGAAACGCATGCagagttcatatatatatattttagaactGATGGGTTAAGTGAGTGAGTGCGTGAGTGTGTCTTCACCGTGATGGCCTTGACATCCTCCTCAGCTTCATCTTGGGAGGAATCTCCACCTGCAGATCAAAGACTCTGGTTACATAACAGTCGTGTTTTAAGCCATTTTTACAAGTTAGTAAAACATCATgggtatttttcttttcttaaaaaaaaaaaaatgaattcgACTTAAGAACAAAACTtggaacattttatttcatgtaGTATTTCTTCCGAAAAACAAAAGGTGAGCTCTGCTGAAGGAGCTCCGAGTTGCAACATCGGCCAATATTTGTTCTGAATAGTTTGATTATTTCCACAAAAGCTGATCAAATGATAAAAACATGCAGGACTAATTCTCTATGCGCCGCTAAAATGTCTTCACTGGAAGAATTATACAGGAAACAAAGACGGGTAGCGGCTGCTCACATTTGAGAAAGAAGCAGAATATTGTGGCATTTTTGCTTTAATCAAAAAATCTAAATAGATGCTGACTAATTTTCTGTGGATCAGCTTATCCATCAatgaaacttaaaaaaaaaatatgtaaaaaatatatacatacttgtTTTAGATTCTGATGTTGCTAGTCTTAGTTTAGTACTGAATTATGTCATTCATCTAAAATATTATAATGAAAGAACACAGCCCACAGAAAGAGTAAAAATACAAACAGATCTTGCCCCTTTTTCTTCGTCATTTAAaaagataacaatgaaaaaaaaatcgaaATACTCTAAATCTCTCGATTATTAATTTTCGTTTTAATTGGCACACCTTCGTTggccgcctccctctctctggttTTGGTGTCCGCCTTGTCCAGGTAAGAGAAGCTCGGTCTCATCTGGAGGATTCCTGTCAGAGGTGTGACGTGAAGCTCACCtgcaatacaaataataaaacaatctcAAACCCAAATACTACGTTTGGTGCTCACATGGGGAATATATTGAGAATCTGGTTATTTTCAATGTaaacacatatatttttaaagcaatTTATACGGACCGTGAACATACGAGTATTTACAAGAAGCAGCGACGAGGTcaagacaaacaaaaacactaGTGATGCGCTAAAGTGGACTGCTGGTTCAAATCAGACCTTTACgaaacacagcagcagcatatctggaggtgttggtggtggcCTGGATGGAGGTGAAGGACTGTTTATCCATCACTttcctggagaaaaaaaaagaataatgcgTAAGCCAGAGACCTTACCACTTAATTGTTCTGCTCTTGAGCAAAGAAAAGTAAACCAAGACTCATCCAATGTTGATATTTTTTAATGCCGCTTTAACTTACTATGTATTGGGGCACACTTCATCCTATATTGTAATGGTCAGATAGTTCTATGTCAGATAgttctatgctaagctaaccgttGGCTGGGCTGCAGCGTCATACGATGTACAAACATGAGATGGGTATCCATCGTCTCATCGAGCCGTTAGTCAGCAAAAAGCAAATGTTTGACAACATGTTGGTTAGTGAGTGCAGATGAGCTTTGATAGACTCACGCTGAGTAGGTGTTGGTTTCGTCATAAACCGTGCCGTCCACATTCAGAGCGATCTGCTCTCCTTTACTGCGACAGTAGTTTGGACTCATTGAGTCGATGGCCATTTCCAACTCCACCTTTATTATTGAGTGGGACAAAAGATAGACTACAAACACGTTCTACACTGATGGATGATTTATGTATTAAAGAGaccttttttttaccttttgctGCTTGGGTTTGATCCTAGCTGTCAAGTGGTTGACATCATCATAGGTCATCGTGGCTGGTCGGACCGGGTACTAGTccggataaaataaataaaggcgaTGAGGGACTTGTGACACTTTGAACATGTTCAAAATAATTGAGATAGCTTGTAGAAACAGAGTCGGACTCATCAGTATTAAGTGCAACAGAGGACAGTATTACCTGGAAAAGATACAGCTTATCTGCAAGGCTTTTGGCAAGATACACATCGATCTAAACAGAAAGGGAAACATTAATCAAAGTTATTTGAGGAGCTGATGAGTCAGTCAAGCCAGTCCCAATAACTACTTAAATAACTAATAATAACATTGATAaatagcataataataatattaaacccTTTCAAAGAGCAATGAACTTTAAATTCTTTAACATAGTTTGGCAATGGTAtgtgacatttgtatttgtttatgttatatccgAGACTAAAAAAACTAGTGctataaataaaatggaaacgttgtactttaataaatattaaacatttaGCGGTATCTAGAATCATTCACAATGACTCTAGATATCCCAAAACAGCTGGGTGCTGTCTTTATCAAACTTGACTCAAAACAGAAGTAAATGGTGCATTTGTTGGAGACTATTTCTTGCTGTGTATTGATATACTTTTTGTGAGCGAGTATCTCTGGTTTAAATAAACTACAGTGCCATGATCATGATGatgaaaacacaatgaaaatgcTGTTTCTTATTAAATAGTTTTGGGACAACAATGGCAGTTAGTAGCACAGATAAAAAAGCTACTCAGATAAAGTCTGTGTGGGTTAATGTATCTCCAGTCTGGCCTGCAGACATACCTCCTCTATAATGGGGTCATCGTCATCCCCGCTGGCCATATTGAtgtggagaggaaacaggagcaGCAGATCCCAGAGACCCAACCTGGTGACAAACACTCCGTTAGTGGAATTTATTCTAAAGCTACACCTCACTGTGTCCATGTGGCTACACCCAAACTGGTTATGTCCCAACAAAACACGATGTTAGTTAGTTGGTGCAGCAGGAAGATTGTGATTCAGCATATCCAGGTtacatcattcattcattcattgtcGTTTTGTGCCACGGATGTCAGTCTTCgagatttttttaatgtatttatatttttaaagacgGTCTTCTGTTTCACTAAACTTAAAGTCAACAACGAAAACCCCAAAGTTAGACAGCCAGGCATGGCGGTTTACTAAGTGATGCTTTGATCCATACAAACAGGTACATCTCACATGATGCAAGACAATGCAATCAACATTAAACCACTGATCTGTGACACTGAGACAAAGGTCGCATGTAGTTAACACGTAACAAACGACGTACGTTTATAGCAAAACGCATTACAGTATTTGTAGAAATAAGTCACATTACTGGCTAGTTTAGCTCGATTAACAAGCTAGCAACAACCCTCCAGTCCACTTGTCATAGGCCTGTCCTGCACGTGCGGGGTATTACGGTATTCAAACGTAACGTTGAACAACATATGTacacctgcaaaagaaagcaagACCAACAGGTCGATGTGTAAATGTCCTTTAAACAAACGTACGAGCAACGAAACTAGCTAACATGCAGCCTAGCATTAGCAAGATAGCTTGGCGTGCTAACAACGGCCCCTCTGGTTTCCTAAAACAACACCCGGAATATGTCGAGAGCTCACCTGCACACTTCACTCTAAGATGTTCGCTTTCTCATTAGTGTCTGAAAAGTACAGAAAGGTGGTGCGTGAGGGCGAGTAAGTGTCCTACGTCGGCCAGCCGAAATGTGTCGGTGTCCGTACCATGTTGACTGTGCTCCACAGACACGTGGGGAGGAGCCAGTGCCCATAATGCACAGCGAGACCACTAAAGAGTTGGGGTTTTAATCTCATAATTTCTTTAACTCTACAGTTGCATACTTCATTAATTTCGTAGTAATTAAGTACTGTTAGGTAGGAATGGCCAAAAATTATGGCAGCGGTGGGATTCGAACCCACGCCTCCGAGGAGACTGGAGCCTTAATCCAGCGCCTTAGACCGCTCGGCCACGCTACCCCCGTAGAGGAGAGAAAAGTCACTGaaatatagatagatacatagaaataataaataataaatttcaTAAATTAATAAGGAATAATTGAAGtgattttaattttcaattttttacCATCTATTTACTGTAGCGTAACTAGTAGTATTTAGTATGACATTACAGGAACTATGCGAGCTTAACCTTTTTAATGTGCATCCAATACGTTTTGTATGGGATGCTTGTTCGAGAATAAAAATGCTTCCCATTTTTAGGTTATTGTGTCGTAAGTGACAAAGATCTTTGGTTGCATTTGTGTATTTTGAGATGAATTGTTATGAGAGCATTTTGAGAAAAGTGAACTCAACATTCAGAAATgcttttgaaaatgtgttttactgtCCAAAGAAATGTAACAGACCTTTAATGACAGAGTGCTGAAAGAAAACAGGGAGGACTAGTGACATGTGTTTACCCATAAAAAGCCAACTTTATTTAACCGTTTTATATTCCAAGAATTGTTTAACATGCATTCTTCCAACATGAATGTAGAGCAAAGTTGTATTGGCATTGTTTTGATCATTCAGACCTTCTCTTCCATTCAACCACATTCACAAGGTCAAACAGTCAAAAGACAGggaatgaaagaaaagaaatagaaagaagaagaacagagacCTGGACATTGAAGCCTGATTCTAGAaggttaaaaaacacacacacacaaacaaacacccacacacacacacacacacacacatacccatcaCCTTGGCAAAAAGATAATATCATCcaataaaaaaattgtaaacTGTAACCATTCAGGTTGTCTgtgtaaaaattaaaattcCGGTGGCCTTTTTGTAATTAGAATGTGTATCCAAAATTACTCCTCGATTAGCACCCAGGCTTCTTCAGCTTTCGTGTAGTACTGGTTAGCCAGTCGACCTTTCATGGCTTCCATGGCAGCTTCTGCTGCTTCTGTAAACAGATCACCTGCAGAGAAGGAAGGTAGGAGCCATTAAGATGCAGGCAGACGCAATTATATACATAAATTAACGAGAAACTTTCAATATATATTCACTCAAGAAAGGCTTTTTATAATGaacatttttctttctgtgaGCAAATCTCTCAAAAAGACCGAAACCAGCAGTGAAGGTCGATAAGAAGCCTCCTCTATTAAACAACTCAGCCCACTGAAAATCTAGCTTTTTGAGTACCAAACAATCAACCCGCCAGGCTCTGACGGGTTCGAAGCTTAGACTCAAATTTAATCACAACGTGAGTCTTTCAAACTACTGGAAGCTATAACTTATGAAAGACACGGGGCACATTTCAGTGgaatattatttgtataataAAGTGTATAAAACACATTGAGGTTTGTTAAGCCAGCGTGGGGTCCAACCTGCTCTCTGTGGGTCCGCCGTGAGGCTGTAGCCTCCCACTTGGCACATCTCTGCCACTCTGGCCAGCAGCAGGTAGCGAGGCTCGTCCTGCGTGCCATCGAACTCTCCTCCCTCGTCGTCATCCGTCATGTTCAACGCACTTTCATACCAGTGAATCGCTTCCTCCCAGTTCTGCTTTCTGGATAGTTGAAAAATAGAGAAAAGAATAATGCACAAACCCTTTAGCAAAAAAAGTATCATCTTTTCAGAAAtcccactagggggcagtgttgTCATATCTTATCTTCACCACAAGTCCATTCATAATACAAGAGTTAACGCTGAAACACTGACCGGTCAGCTGACAGATTTATCCCTGAATCAAAGGCTCTGGCCACTATGATCATAGAGGATCTGTCTCCGGCCTCCGCAGCCAGCAGCAGGTACTTGAAACCTTTCATCTTGTTTCCAGCGTTGTCCTGCCAACAACACAGACATATTAAAGCACAAGGGTTCACGCTGTATACAACCAAAAGGCTGAATACACCTACCTCCAGCACCATTTCCGGCAGTATGTGATGAGGCAGCTGCAGACAGCACTGTCCCAAGGCCACGATGGCCTCCAGCTCTCCGCACAGCGCAGCTCTCTCCAGGTGCAACATGGCCGAGTCCTGATCCCACGGCTCGTCCTTCTCGCAGAAGCGCCCCCCTTCATGGTACCGCACCAGCGCCAGGTGGACCTGGTTCAGGAGGAAGGGGATCCAGGATTTATTCAACAAATGAAATTCACCTTGAACACCAGCTTTCAGCAGACACAGGCGTAGTCAGGATCTTAGAAGAGAAATTTAGATATGCAGCTTCTGGGCCAGGTGGTGTTGACAGGAGCGACAATTCATGAAGTGTGTTTTGTGATGTTTGCCTTCTTATCAACTGCTGTTGCCCGTCGCTCTCATTGcgataattgtgtgtgttttgacctATAAACTGTTTTTATAGCTGTTGTTTGTTGTACAATGCATCCCAATCCCTAACTACGAACTAATTAATTCAAGCCAGGTTCACTTTCAAGTGAAAGTACCAGCAAGATCTTCTCAAGAGAAACAACTTATTAGATTTGTTGTAGAGCTGAAACTATATACAACAAAGATTACCATATTGCATTTACTGTATACGATCTATGAAGGACACAGCTATTCCATATGTGCTCCTTTTGTACTATCAACACCAAACCAATCTGTGtttggtgtgaatgtgtgtgaggtgtgtgttttttgtcaaAATGTTTATTCCTGCTTGAGGCCCACACGTGTGAGTTCATTTCAGTCCTTCGCCCCAGCCACATACGTCGTCTTTATTACCGTCAAACCAACCGATCGGATCTTTTACCTTCCCGAGGATGGACTGGCCAATCTTCTTCTGCATCAGAGCGCTGAGCCGCTCCACCTCGGTGGCCACACAGGACGACCGGTGGATGTGAGCGCGAGACGAATGGTAGAAGCTCCAATTGTCTTCTGTCAGCtgaggaggaaaaaggaagtCAGGAtatacaagacacacacacacacacacacaattggcaAGATGACAGAGTCTGTGAAGCAGAGGTCGATGGTGTTTCGGATCCAAATGTTAGTTTTGCTTTCCTTGCCTTCTGCTTTTTGGTTTTCATTCACAAGCGGTGTAATCCAATCAAATGTAACTTGAGAGAGTCGTGCTTCATAAATAGTGATAAAACCGCCTGGCGTCACAATCCTCCATGAAAATAATCACCCATTCGTTTTCAGCATTGTAAGAATTTAGGTATGAAGTGACTCTTGGAGACGCTGGCATCTTCCTCTAATGAGGGAACACAAAGAGCAGGAGGAGTTAaatcagaggacaggtgaggaacgGCATCTGCTGTTAAATTAAGTgatgaggaagaaaaacaaaagggaaaacagacaaagtgaaagaaaagaaaggatgaGGGAAATCAGAGGGGGGTATTTGATcacggtgatggtgatgatgacatGTACAGACTGTTGTCTCTAGGTCTGTTTACCCATCTGAAACTGTCGTCGTCCGACTCCGAGTGATGCCGTTGGTTGCGATGGTGGGCCTGAGTGACGATACAACATGCATTTAGAAAACCTACACTTAGACTCGATGTGGGAAACAGCTGCTGAGAGCACTGAAGGACAACGGAGAGTTAACAAGAGACGTCTAACATGTTGGGGTTTAATAATCATTTGTTTAGGATAATATTTGTGAGTAAACTTACAAGTGTgtctaaaaatataataaatattatataatttctacttaaaaagaaaaaatctgtcaaaattAAATCAAACAAAAGTCAGATGTAAATATTTACCCCGTCCACATGGTCATGCGGgtctccttcactcctcctctcgCTGGGGTAGCCGCTGTCCCCGCCGCTATCAGAGTCCTACAGACAGAAATACATTCTGAACCAGTATAGCGGCTCGTGTGCTGCCGAGTGCAGCTCAACCCGTTGtgtgttatttatatatgaaaatagaTACAAACGTAATGTAAAAGGACAACAACAGAGACTCTTGGGACTCAACCTGAGGTACACCGACTTAACGACAGTGTGGTTATGAGGTATTGCTCACCttgttttcacctgtgttgTAATAACTGTGTCTTTCATGTTCGCCCATTCCCATAAATGAAAAGCCTGTAAAATGTAGAAATAATACAAAACTATTTCAATGGTGGACACgataataactacatttaaatgtaCTGTTGTACACG
This region includes:
- the polr3e gene encoding DNA-directed RNA polymerase III subunit RPC5 isoform X2 — protein: MASGDDDDPIIEEIDVYLAKSLADKLYLFQYPVRPATMTYDDVNHLTARIKPKQQKVELEMAIDSMSPNYCRSKGEQIALNVDGTVYDETNTYSAKVMDKQSFTSIQATTNTSRYAAAVFRKGELHVTPLTGILQMRPSFSYLDKADTKTREREAANEGGDSSQDEAEEDVKAITVRFARPESEQARQRRIQSYDFLQKKQAEEPWVHLRYHGVKDERSEHERQYLFCQSVDSSENSELVKTPKEYLAMLMPPVEEEKFVKPVGPSNVLSMAQLRTLPLGEQVKTLMKNVKVMPFANLMGLLASGTDSTAALRCIQQVSLLVQGNWVVKSDVLYPKNTCSPHSGVPAEVLCRGRDFVMWRFTLERSVMRKEIAAIIKLPPEDVKEFLEHVAVPRVNRGWEFMLSTDAEFIKKHPDIAHRQHMLWLGIQNKLEKVFNFSKEDFRPKNPPPPEPVHVSGEERLKVAHERAQGKQSSLQKDLDDRRAGSSVQVKREPVSDREDEPMDTASSMPNGSVNGHPGATSSAFANGDVGNASSQELHDFVIKTFKKHLVLTLNEFKRLLSLHMASMPVGRSVFPSISDHMLQDAILLCQCKQIMVPFPPQTKAAPDEQKVFGLWETGQESDKQTSWRMT
- the polr3e gene encoding DNA-directed RNA polymerase III subunit RPC5 isoform X1; amino-acid sequence: MASGDDDDPIIEEIDVYLAKSLADKLYLFQYPVRPATMTYDDVNHLTARIKPKQQKVELEMAIDSMSPNYCRSKGEQIALNVDGTVYDETNTYSAKVMDKQSFTSIQATTNTSRYAAAVFRKGELHVTPLTGILQMRPSFSYLDKADTKTREREAANEGGDSSQDEAEEDVKAITVRFARPESEQARQRRIQSYDFLQKKQAEEPWVHLRYHGVKDERSEHERQYLFCQSVDSSENSELVKTPKEYLAMLMPPVEEEKFVKPVGPSNVLSMAQLRTLPLGEQVKTLMKNVKVMPFANLMGLLASGTDSTAALRCIQQVSLLVQGNWVVKSDVLYPKNTCSPHSGVPAEVLCRGRDFVMWRFTLERSVMRKEIAAIIKLPPEDVKEFLEHVAVPRVNRGWEFMLSTDAEFIKKHPDIAHRQHMLWLGIQNKLEKVFNFSKEDFRPKNPPPPEPVHVSGEERLKVAHERAQGKQSSLQKDLDDRRAGSSVQVKREPVSDREDEPMDTASSMPNGSVNGHPGATSSAFANGDVGNASSQELHDFVIKTFKKHLVLTLNEFKRLLSLHMASMPVGRSVFPSISDHMLQDAILLCQCKQIMVPFPPQTKAAPDEQKVFGLWETGQESDKHSRHHGG